The following are encoded in a window of Dioscorea cayenensis subsp. rotundata cultivar TDr96_F1 chromosome 16, TDr96_F1_v2_PseudoChromosome.rev07_lg8_w22 25.fasta, whole genome shotgun sequence genomic DNA:
- the LOC120278768 gene encoding probable serine/threonine-protein kinase PBL15 produces MPSRRWKPMTARSCCTVEGQTVLGTLSRCRPSRSEFSKKVAELPSFRRLSFSDLSSSSSARFNNEDLAHSIGAGLYAFQLSELRAITHDFSSNFLLGEGGFGTVHKGYVDDKMRPGLRAQAVAVKLLDIEGLQGHREWLAEVIFLGKLRHPHLVKLIGYCCEDEERLLVYEFMPRGSLENHLFRRMSVALPWNTRLKIAIGAARGLAFLHGAETPVIYRDFKASNILLDSDFTAKLSDFGLAKMGPEGEDTHVTTRVMGTQGYAAPEYVMTGHLTTRSDVYSFGVVLLELLTGRRSVDKNKPKSEEKLVDWARPYLTSSRKLRFIMDPRLAGQYSVKGAREAASLALQCISPMPKDRPRMPAVVEALESLQHLKDMAVSCGAWPATPISGRTALSAKNKLEAMADTRRRPMPFRLS; encoded by the exons ATGCCGAGTCGACGATGGAAGCCAATGACAGCCAGGAGCTGCTGCACGGTGGAAGGGCAGACGGTGCTGGGGACTCTGAGCCGCTGCCGGCCATCACGGTCCGAGTTTTCCAAGAAGGTGGCCGAGTTACCGTCATTCCGTAGGCTCTCATTCTCGGACTTGAGTAGCTCTTCATCGGCCAGGTTCAATAATGAGGACTTGGCGCACTCGATTGGAGCAGGGTTGTACGCGTTCCAGCTCTCGGAGCTCAGAGCGATCACGCATGACTTCTCGAGTAACTTTTTACTGGGCGAAGGGGGATTCGGCACCGTGCACAAGGGCTATGTCGATGATAAGATGAGACCAGGCCTAAGGGCTCAGGCCGTTGCTGTTAAACTCTTGGACATTGAAGGCCTTCAAGGCCACAGGGAGTGGCTG gCGGAAGTGATATTTCTGGGTAAGCTCAGGCACCCTCATCTGGTGAAGTTGATTGGGTACTGCTGTGAGGACGAGGAGAGGCTTCTTGTCTATGAGTTTATGCCTCGTGGTAGCCTTGAGAACCACTTGTTCAGGA GGATGTCAGTGGCATTGCCATGGAACACAAGGCTGAAGATTGCTATTGGAGCTGCTAGAGGGCTAGCGTTTCTTCATGGCGCTGAGACTCCTGTTATTTACCGTGACTTCAAAGCGTCTAACATTCTCTTAGACTCT GATTTTACTGCTAAGCTCTCTGATTTCGGTCTGGCTAAGATGGGACCAGAGGGTGAAGACACGCATGTAACAACTCGGGTCATGGGTACCCAAGGATATGCGGCACCAGAATACGTTATGACTG GGCATTTAACAACCAGGAGTGATGTGTAtagctttggagtggttctGCTGGAGTTACTGACTGGGAGGAGATCAGTGGACAAGAATAAACCCAAAAGTGAAGAGAAGCTCGTAGATTGGGCCAGACCTTACTTGACGAGCTCCAGGAAACTACGCTTCATCATGGACCCGAGGCTGGCCGGACAGTATTCAGTGAAGGGAGCCAGAGAGGCTGCTTCATTAGCTCTGCAGTGCATCAGCCCCATGCCTAAAGACCGGCCAAGAATGCCTGCCGTGGTGGAGGCGTTGGAAAGCTTGCAGCATCTAAAAGACATGGCTGTCAGTTGTGGAGCTTGGCCTGCGACTCCCATATCTGGCAGGACTGCTTTATCTGCAAAAAACAAGCTGGAGGCCATGGCCGACACCCGCCGCCGGCCCATGCCTTTCAGACTATCGTGA
- the LOC120278767 gene encoding protein NUCLEAR FUSION DEFECTIVE 4-like isoform X1 — protein MAINPRGIESALSLKTSTSRSRETQQDRARMRIDGRWMVLAAAVWIQAFTGTNFDFSAYSSELKAALGISQVQLSYLATASDLGKALGWSSGLALIYLPLPLVLLLTAVIGLAAYAVQWLVITSRISLPYLPVFLVCLLAGCSICWFNTICFVLCIKNFPMSRAVALSLTISFNGVSAALFSLVAKTLGSTSSVYLLLNATLPLLASAASLPPILRYHHPVSSTTVSPHAATDNRIFLWLFALAFVTGLYLLFINSVSTTVVIACFLLVGALSLLLFPLCIPCLVCSHSQESIQTLQQLHKPFIDQQSSAAADVVEEDDISSREGRGPWKSWWCYCCCDQLMAMDRLSGLSEEHGVKQLMRRVDFWLYYLVYLCGATVGLVYSNNLGQIAQSLGKESQTTTLVTVYSSCSFFGRLFSAAPDFLTGKAHFARTGWLVVAQVLTPVAFFLLAESGDGKALLAGTALVGLSSGFVFAAAVSVTSDLFGPNSVGVNHNILITNIPVGSLLYGVLAALYYDANGVMIGDGMVVCMGRECYAKTFVLWGCISLFGLACSVVLYLRTRLAYEFSDRRRSPAALVDRGAIDNGVDG, from the exons ATGGCCATAAATCCACGCGGCATCGAAAGCGCACTTTCCCTCAAAACAAGTACGTCGAGGTCTAGGGAAACTCAGCAGGATCGCGCGCGGATGAGGATTGATGGGCGATGGATGGTGCTTGCGGCGGCGGTGTGGATTCAGGCCTTTACGGGAACCAACTTCGACTTCTCCGCTTACTCATCGGAGCTGAAGGCAGCGCTGGGGATCTCACAAGTTCAACTAAGCTATCTCGCCACCGCTTCAGACCTCGGCAAGGCTCTTGGTTGGTCTTCAGGGCTGGCGCTTATCTACCTTCCTCTCCCACTGGTTCTCCTCCTCACCGCCGTCATCGGCCTCGCTGCCTACGCCGTTCAGTGGCTCGTCATCACGTCTCGCATCTCCCTCCCTTACTTACCT GTGTTTCTGGTGTGCCTTCTGGCTGGATGTAGCATCTGCTGGTTCAACACCATATGCTTCGTGCTATGCATCAAAAACTTCCCGATGAGCAGAGCAGTTGCACTCTCACTCACCATCAGCTTCAATGGCGTCAGCGCCGCCCTCTTTTCCCTCGTCGCCAAAACCCTTGGTTCCACCTCTTCCGTCTACTTGCTCCTCAACGCCACACTCCCACTCCTCGCCTCTGCTGCCTCTCTCCCCCCAATCCTCCGCTATCACCACCCTGTCAGCAGTACCACTGTCTCTCCCCATGCGGCGACTGATAACCGCATCTTCCTCTGGCTCTTTGCCCTGGCTTTTGTCACCGGCCTCTATCTACTCTTCATCAACTCAGTCTCCACCACCGTCGTCATTGCCTGCTTCCTTCTCGTCGGCGctctttctcttctcctctttcCCCTCTGCATCCCATGCCTGGTCTGTTCCCATTCTCAAGAAAGCATCCAAACTCTCCAGCAACTCCACAAGCCTTTCATTGACCAGCAGAGCAGCGCAGCAGCAGACGTTGTGGAAGAGGATGACATCTCCAGCAGGGAGGGAAGAGGGCCTTGGAAGTCGTGGTGGTGTTACTGCTGCTGCGATCAACTGATGGCCATGGACCGGCTGTCTGGGCTGTCGGAGGAGCACGGCGTGAAGCAGCTCATGCGCCGGGTTGACTTCTGGCTATACTACTTGGTCTACTTGTGCGGCGCCACTGTGGGCTTGGTTTACAGCAATAACTTGGGCCAGATAGCGCAGTCACTTGGAAAAGAGTCTCAGACGACTACTCTGGTCACCGTCTATTCTTCTTGCTCATTCTTCGGCCGCCTTTTCTCAGCCGCCCCAGACTTTTTGACGGG GAAGGCACATTTTGCGAGAACGGGGTGGCTAGTGGTGGCGCAGGTGCTGACACCGGTGGCGTTTTTCCTCTTGGCGGAGTCTGGTGATGGGAAAGCACTACTTGCAGGCACGGCGCTAGTTGGCCTGAGCTCAGGCTTTGTTTTTGCAGCGGCGGTATCCGTCACGTCGGATCTCTTTGGGCCTAACAGCGTGGGCGTGAACCACAACATCCTCATCACCAACATTCCCGTGGGTTCTCTCCTCTATGGCGTTCTAGCAGCTCTTTACTATGATGCTAATGGTGTCATGATCGGTGATGGCATGGTGGTGTGCATGGGAAGGGAGTGTTACGCCAAAACGTTTGTCCTTTGGGGTTGCATTTCTCTGTTTGGGCTGGCATGCAGTGTGGTATTATATTTGCGGACCCGTTTAGCATACGAGTTCTCGGATCGGAGAAGATCGCCTGCAGCTCTAGTTGATAGAGGGGCCATTGACAATGGAGTCGATGGTTGA
- the LOC120278767 gene encoding protein NUCLEAR FUSION DEFECTIVE 4-like isoform X2 — translation MSFLLLMGEINRWFFRGVVWTPSGEGNHGCFLAFFFPEPSFIPYHASAKIGAWHHPRLITVTRIIPCEVFLVCLLAGCSICWFNTICFVLCIKNFPMSRAVALSLTISFNGVSAALFSLVAKTLGSTSSVYLLLNATLPLLASAASLPPILRYHHPVSSTTVSPHAATDNRIFLWLFALAFVTGLYLLFINSVSTTVVIACFLLVGALSLLLFPLCIPCLVCSHSQESIQTLQQLHKPFIDQQSSAAADVVEEDDISSREGRGPWKSWWCYCCCDQLMAMDRLSGLSEEHGVKQLMRRVDFWLYYLVYLCGATVGLVYSNNLGQIAQSLGKESQTTTLVTVYSSCSFFGRLFSAAPDFLTGKAHFARTGWLVVAQVLTPVAFFLLAESGDGKALLAGTALVGLSSGFVFAAAVSVTSDLFGPNSVGVNHNILITNIPVGSLLYGVLAALYYDANGVMIGDGMVVCMGRECYAKTFVLWGCISLFGLACSVVLYLRTRLAYEFSDRRRSPAALVDRGAIDNGVDG, via the exons ATGTCATTTTTGTTATTGATGGGTGAAATAAATCGCTGGTTTTTCAGAGGAGTTGTTTGGACTCCTTCCGGAGAAGGAAATCATGGTTGTttcttagcttttttttttccggaACCTTCGTTCATCCCATACCATGCTAGTGCCAAAATTGGTGCCTGGCATCACCCAAGGCTCATCACGGTTACACGGATCATCCCATGTGAG GTGTTTCTGGTGTGCCTTCTGGCTGGATGTAGCATCTGCTGGTTCAACACCATATGCTTCGTGCTATGCATCAAAAACTTCCCGATGAGCAGAGCAGTTGCACTCTCACTCACCATCAGCTTCAATGGCGTCAGCGCCGCCCTCTTTTCCCTCGTCGCCAAAACCCTTGGTTCCACCTCTTCCGTCTACTTGCTCCTCAACGCCACACTCCCACTCCTCGCCTCTGCTGCCTCTCTCCCCCCAATCCTCCGCTATCACCACCCTGTCAGCAGTACCACTGTCTCTCCCCATGCGGCGACTGATAACCGCATCTTCCTCTGGCTCTTTGCCCTGGCTTTTGTCACCGGCCTCTATCTACTCTTCATCAACTCAGTCTCCACCACCGTCGTCATTGCCTGCTTCCTTCTCGTCGGCGctctttctcttctcctctttcCCCTCTGCATCCCATGCCTGGTCTGTTCCCATTCTCAAGAAAGCATCCAAACTCTCCAGCAACTCCACAAGCCTTTCATTGACCAGCAGAGCAGCGCAGCAGCAGACGTTGTGGAAGAGGATGACATCTCCAGCAGGGAGGGAAGAGGGCCTTGGAAGTCGTGGTGGTGTTACTGCTGCTGCGATCAACTGATGGCCATGGACCGGCTGTCTGGGCTGTCGGAGGAGCACGGCGTGAAGCAGCTCATGCGCCGGGTTGACTTCTGGCTATACTACTTGGTCTACTTGTGCGGCGCCACTGTGGGCTTGGTTTACAGCAATAACTTGGGCCAGATAGCGCAGTCACTTGGAAAAGAGTCTCAGACGACTACTCTGGTCACCGTCTATTCTTCTTGCTCATTCTTCGGCCGCCTTTTCTCAGCCGCCCCAGACTTTTTGACGGG GAAGGCACATTTTGCGAGAACGGGGTGGCTAGTGGTGGCGCAGGTGCTGACACCGGTGGCGTTTTTCCTCTTGGCGGAGTCTGGTGATGGGAAAGCACTACTTGCAGGCACGGCGCTAGTTGGCCTGAGCTCAGGCTTTGTTTTTGCAGCGGCGGTATCCGTCACGTCGGATCTCTTTGGGCCTAACAGCGTGGGCGTGAACCACAACATCCTCATCACCAACATTCCCGTGGGTTCTCTCCTCTATGGCGTTCTAGCAGCTCTTTACTATGATGCTAATGGTGTCATGATCGGTGATGGCATGGTGGTGTGCATGGGAAGGGAGTGTTACGCCAAAACGTTTGTCCTTTGGGGTTGCATTTCTCTGTTTGGGCTGGCATGCAGTGTGGTATTATATTTGCGGACCCGTTTAGCATACGAGTTCTCGGATCGGAGAAGATCGCCTGCAGCTCTAGTTGATAGAGGGGCCATTGACAATGGAGTCGATGGTTGA